The proteins below are encoded in one region of Lactuca sativa cultivar Salinas chromosome 3, Lsat_Salinas_v11, whole genome shotgun sequence:
- the LOC111879148 gene encoding glutamine--fructose-6-phosphate aminotransferase [isomerizing] 1-like, translated as MNWLLANVVVHFFLEFVEQQNKGTSYNDLKFISTNGHPKELFLSSDPHALVEHMKKVLVIEDSEVVHIKDGGVTILKFEQGKGKDVENISRPASVQRSLSILEMEVEQINKGKYEHYMQKEIHEQPKYLTATMRGRLILSGSSKWKSVLLGGLKDHLKTIRRGRRIVFIGCGTSYNATFAARPILEELSGIPVTMEIARNGALCVGITNTVGSAIARNTHCGVHMNVGSEIGVTSTKAYTSQIVVMAMVALAIGADTISSKPRREAIKKALYICQAGPVVAEAMFVNCEEIPDYPKYRDPVSCFNKDEEKKMGTIVKEDFCGPDRYNTMGFDIMEGKKKYKLPTVSFIIFKSLKVDDESE; from the exons ATGAATTGGTTGCTTGCAAACGTGGTAGTCCACTTCTTCTTG GAATTTGTTGAACAACAAAACAAAGGAACATCATATAATGATTTGAAGTTTATTTCTACAAATGGTCACCCAAAAGAACTTTTCTTATCTAGTGACCCTCATGCCCTTGTTGAACACATGAAAAAGGTCTTGGTGATTGAGGATAGTGAAGTTGTTCATATTAAG gatGGAGGAGTGACTATTCTCAAGTTTGAGCAAGGCAAGGGCAAAGACGTAGAAAACATTTCAAGACCAGCTTCTGTCCAAAGGTCACTGTCTATTCTTGAGATGGAGGTAGAGCAAATAAACAAGGGCAAATATGAACATTACATGCAGAAAGAGATTCATGAGCAGCCGAAATATTTAACAGCCACCATGAGGGGCCGCCTTATACTTAGTGGTTCCAGCAAGTGGAAAAGTGTTTTGTTGGGTGGATTGAAGGATCATTTGAAAACTATTAGGAGGGGTAGAAGAATTGTTTTTATTGGATGTGGAACTAGCTATAATGCTACTTTCGCTGCTAGACCTATATTGGAAGAACTTTCAG GTATACCTGTGACAATGGAGATTGCAA GAAATGGTGCTTTATGTGTTGGAATTACAAACACTGTTGGTAGTGCTATAGCTCGAAACACACATTGTGGTGTTCATATGAATGTTGGTAGTGAGATTGGTGTCACAAGTACCAAG GCATATACAAGTCAAATAGTGGTGATGGCTATGGTGGCTCTAGCAATTGGAGCTGACACAATCTCTTCTAAACCACGAAGAGAAGCAATCAAGAAAGCCTTATACATTTGCCAA GCTG GTCCTGTAGTAGCTGAAGCTATGTTTGTAAACTGTGAAGAGATTCCAGACTATCCAAAATATAGGGACCCTGTGAGTTGCTTTAATAA GGATGAAGAGAAGAAGATGGGTACAATTGTGAAGGAAGATTTTTGTGGTCCGGATAGATATAACACCATG GGATTTGACATCATGGaaggtaaaaaaaaatataaacttcCAACTGTTTCATTCATCATTTTCAAATCTCTGAA GGTTGATGATGAAAGTGAATAG